ACACAAAAGCTCCAACAGTTGATACCATACAAACTGAAGGGCAACTAAGCATCAACATCGTCGTTCCTCGCATTGCTGAAGAAGAAGTAGAGATTATTGAGCTTGTCGTCACTGCGGAAAAATTTGCAGAAAACATTCAAGATGTTCCCCTCAGTATCACAGCCTTTTCCCAAGGAGAAATCGAAGATGCAAACCTAGACTCGCTCGACAGTGTTGCCAATAATACTCCCAACTTTTCCTTTTTTAGCGCCGGTGGTCAAAGCCGCTTTTTTAGCACCTATACCATGCGAGGTCTCTCCAATAACAACTTTCTCAGTCGAGATACTGTCGGATTTTTTGTCGATGATATTCCCTATGACTATACAGGGTTTTTGGATATCGATCTGACCGATGTCGAACGAATCGAAGTGCTGCGAGGTCCCCAAAATACTCTCTACGGTAGAAATGCCCAAGCTGGGGTTGTTAATATTATTACTCGCGAACCCAGTAACACATTTGAAGGACAACTTTCGGCTCGTTACGGCAGTTTTGATGAACGCAGTGGCACGATCGCCATAAGCGGACCTCTCGAACCTGAGATCCTCTTTTTCCGCTTATCCGGACGTTTAGAAGCGCGGGACGGTTACATTACCAATACTTTGACTGATGAGGTTATTGGTTCAACTTCAGGAGGAAATATTCGCGGAAAACTGCTGTGGTTACCCAGTGAAGATTGGGAAATTGCCTTTAACAGTTCCTACCAAGATTACAATAATGGCGACCCCACTTTTCAACTTATCGGACAGTCGGATCTTTTTGCCGTCAACCAAGACTTTATTGGCTTTAATCGCATCAATTCTAACGATCAATCCTTAAAAATAACTTACGATAATGACAATATCCAGGCGACTTCTATTACCACTCGTCGTTACTCTAACCAAGAAGTCGAAACAGAAGCCGATTTTTCCCCAGTCGATCTGTTTACTGGTATTTCCGATGTTAATTCAACAATTTGGACTCAAGAAGTGCGCTTACAATCTTCTGAAGAAGCAGAAAATCTTCAATGGTTAGTTGGAGGGTACTTTGAAAGTCGTCTCTTTAACGTAGAGGCAGATGGATTGCGCTATGGTACTGTGGGCGCACAAACCTTGGGTTTACAGCCCGGACTCGATCGCACTTCTGCTGAACTCGACCAAACCACCTTTGCCCTTTTTGGACAAGCTAGTTACGAACCCATCGAAGCCCTAACACTAACCGCAGGCTTGCGCTACGACACCACTAATATTCGCATGGATCGGCGACGAAATTATGAAGTAGATGGGTCATCCGTCGAGATTCCTTTTGGGATGACGTTTGATGATGTCGAAACAGAT
The Oscillatoria salina IIICB1 genome window above contains:
- a CDS encoding TonB-dependent receptor domain-containing protein, coding for MKNLHLLHSLWLAPAIAVVCIQNTLAQVIDITNVRINPTPEGLEIIFDGNIDRNLEVNQRVEDNRLILTINNARLVGETIEIDNPTPGLDFLRVISTTENSIQAIVTGDTKAPTVDTIQTEGQLSINIVVPRIAEEEVEIIELVVTAEKFAENIQDVPLSITAFSQGEIEDANLDSLDSVANNTPNFSFFSAGGQSRFFSTYTMRGLSNNNFLSRDTVGFFVDDIPYDYTGFLDIDLTDVERIEVLRGPQNTLYGRNAQAGVVNIITREPSNTFEGQLSARYGSFDERSGTIAISGPLEPEILFFRLSGRLEARDGYITNTLTDEVIGSTSGGNIRGKLLWLPSEDWEIAFNSSYQDYNNGDPTFQLIGQSDLFAVNQDFIGFNRINSNDQSLKITYDNDNIQATSITTRRYSNQEVETEADFSPVDLFTGISDVNSTIWTQEVRLQSSEEAENLQWLVGGYFESRLFNVEADGLRYGTVGAQTLGLQPGLDRTSAELDQTTFALFGQASYEPIEALTLTAGLRYDTTNIRMDRRRNYEVDGSSVEIPFGMTFDDVETDSSALLPRFVIEYEFNPSALVYGSITQGYKPAGLNFRAESDDVLVIGEERSWNYEIGVKTSWLDNRLIANLAVFYNSIDDFQVALQDQRGFIANVANAEASIFGVELELKAQPVDGLDLIAGFGYTEATFDRFFNPFTGQTLDGNRLPFAPEFTINFAAQYRAPWGLFARVGLNTLGSYFTEESNSIFQGTVTTVDATLGYELDNYGIYLVANNIFDTRYLTSGLILPGGNVGSYNDPFTIGVLLKASF